From a single Flavobacterium sp. genomic region:
- a CDS encoding aminoacyl-histidine dipeptidase, with product MSQEIRNLEPKPLWNKFADLNAVPRPSKKEERVIEFMKNFGTSLGLETFEDEIRNVIIRKPATPGMENRKPIVLQGHLDMVHQKNNDTNFDFDTQGIDMYVDGDWVRAKGTTLGADNGLGVAMIMAILESTDIKHPAIEALFTIDEETGMTGALNLKGGVLQGEILLNLDTEEDDEIDIGCAGGIDVTATRGYNEEETPEGSVGYTITVKGLHGGHSGMDIHKGLGNANKIMNRLLFDGFENFGLQIAEISGGSLRNAIPRESVAKVIIAEMYDEAFVFDMQEVIGDIKTEFKTMEPNLTIEIVKNDTIPTKVMDLGVQEGLLRAIYAAHNGVYRMSADMEDLVETSNNIARIIVKDGQISIQNLTRSSVESSKMDLANSLRSAYELFGCEVEFGGSYPGWTPNVNSEILDVLTSIYEKQNGDKPKVVACHAGLECGILGTNYPNMDMISFGPTIHGAHSPDERASIKSSQKFWKFVLEILENIPEKK from the coding sequence GAGCGTGTGATTGAATTCATGAAAAACTTCGGAACCAGTTTAGGATTAGAAACGTTTGAAGACGAAATCAGAAACGTTATTATTCGCAAGCCAGCAACGCCAGGAATGGAAAACCGCAAACCAATTGTTTTGCAAGGACATTTGGATATGGTGCACCAAAAAAACAACGACACGAATTTTGATTTCGACACGCAAGGAATCGATATGTATGTCGATGGTGATTGGGTTCGTGCAAAAGGGACTACACTTGGTGCTGATAATGGGTTAGGAGTTGCGATGATTATGGCGATTTTAGAATCTACTGATATTAAACATCCTGCAATTGAAGCTTTATTTACAATCGATGAAGAAACTGGAATGACAGGCGCTTTGAACTTAAAAGGCGGTGTGTTACAAGGTGAAATTTTATTAAATTTAGATACCGAAGAAGATGATGAAATCGATATCGGTTGTGCAGGTGGAATTGACGTAACTGCAACAAGAGGTTATAACGAAGAAGAAACGCCTGAAGGCTCTGTGGGTTACACGATTACTGTGAAAGGTTTACACGGTGGACACTCCGGAATGGATATTCATAAAGGATTAGGAAATGCCAACAAAATCATGAACCGTTTGTTATTTGACGGATTTGAGAATTTTGGATTGCAAATTGCCGAAATTTCAGGAGGAAGTTTGCGTAATGCGATTCCAAGAGAAAGTGTAGCGAAAGTTATTATTGCTGAAATGTATGACGAAGCGTTTGTTTTTGACATGCAAGAAGTAATTGGCGACATCAAAACCGAATTCAAAACGATGGAACCAAATTTAACGATTGAAATTGTTAAAAACGATACGATTCCTACAAAAGTAATGGATTTAGGTGTGCAAGAAGGTTTGTTACGAGCGATTTATGCTGCACACAACGGCGTTTACAGAATGTCGGCTGATATGGAAGACTTGGTAGAAACTTCTAATAATATTGCACGTATAATTGTAAAAGACGGGCAAATTTCGATTCAGAATTTAACGCGTTCATCGGTAGAAAGTTCTAAAATGGATTTAGCAAATAGCTTGCGCTCGGCGTATGAATTATTTGGTTGCGAAGTAGAATTTGGAGGAAGTTATCCAGGTTGGACACCAAATGTAAACTCTGAAATTTTAGACGTTTTGACTTCAATTTACGAAAAACAAAACGGAGATAAACCAAAAGTAGTCGCGTGTCATGCTGGATTAGAATGTGGAATCTTAGGAACGAACTATCCAAACATGGACATGATTTCTTTTGGACCAACCATTCACGGAGCACACAGTCCAGATGAAAGAGCATCCATTAAATCGTCTCAGAAATTTTGGAAGTTTGTTTTAGAAATTTTAGAGAATATTCCAGAGAAGAAATAA
- a CDS encoding DUF6686 family protein: MCCNYSILKQTQNGMLIFLKGCGNYQLTFNNLNFSLTEDELIGFANYLKRIDIDYWEKEYKHSIYKKKIPIPTLQSNFIILITRLELYELLVLLNFENINEMLGYNDLKNGIIWN; encoded by the coding sequence ATGTGTTGCAATTATTCCATTTTAAAACAAACCCAAAACGGCATGCTGATTTTCTTGAAAGGTTGTGGCAATTACCAATTAACCTTCAACAACCTCAACTTTAGCCTTACCGAAGATGAATTAATTGGGTTTGCAAATTACCTAAAACGCATTGATATCGACTATTGGGAAAAGGAATACAAACACTCGATTTATAAAAAGAAAATCCCTATTCCTACATTGCAAAGCAATTTCATTATTCTCATTACCCGATTGGAATTGTACGAATTGCTCGTACTCCTCAACTTCGAAAACATAAACGAAATGTTAGGTTATAACGATTTGAAAAACGGAATAATTTGGAATTGA
- a CDS encoding PepSY-associated TM helix domain-containing protein has translation MQKSSFKKGIRKLHLWLGLSTGLIVFIISITGAIYVFQEEITNYLRKDAIYHHESNIANKKPLSLKVLEQKVDAFTNEKYPIHWVTIPIDKSRSYIFYYYERNPEGWNFYKEYVVYKSVYVNPFTGEIRGVYDETTDFFNIIKSIHFSFMLKTDWGTYVCGIPTLIFVFMLISGIILWWPKYKNARKQRFAFKWKNVKSWKRKNYDLHNILGFYVSSLAFVVAFTGLFYAFFFIQAILYFVFSGGSTTYPDFSHIQTKAPIEIRNEHTLDKIGKKVEELYPDAFQYSLDFGYEHLDDHEHPNYDVFVKQLSYSYHVNHSLIFDENSGELLHQHSHHDKNLGEKAVAANYDIHIGAIFGIWSKILGLIISLVCASLPVTGFFIWWGKRNKK, from the coding sequence ATGCAAAAATCAAGTTTCAAAAAAGGCATTAGAAAATTACATCTCTGGTTAGGTTTATCGACGGGTTTAATCGTTTTTATCATTTCTATTACGGGTGCGATTTATGTGTTTCAAGAAGAAATCACCAATTACCTTCGAAAAGATGCTATTTATCATCACGAATCGAATATCGCCAACAAAAAACCGCTTTCGCTTAAAGTGTTAGAGCAAAAAGTAGATGCTTTTACCAATGAAAAATATCCCATTCACTGGGTAACTATTCCTATTGATAAAAGTCGAAGCTACATTTTCTATTACTACGAAAGAAATCCGGAAGGTTGGAACTTTTACAAAGAATATGTTGTTTACAAATCGGTTTATGTAAATCCGTTTACGGGCGAAATTCGCGGTGTTTATGATGAAACAACTGATTTTTTCAATATCATCAAATCGATTCACTTCAGTTTTATGCTGAAAACCGATTGGGGAACGTATGTGTGTGGTATTCCAACATTGATTTTTGTTTTCATGCTGATTTCGGGCATTATTTTATGGTGGCCAAAATACAAAAACGCGAGAAAACAGCGTTTTGCTTTTAAATGGAAAAACGTAAAAAGTTGGAAACGCAAAAACTACGATTTGCACAACATTTTAGGATTTTACGTGTCGTCATTAGCTTTTGTGGTTGCCTTTACGGGATTGTTTTATGCGTTTTTCTTCATTCAAGCGATTTTATACTTCGTATTTTCGGGCGGAAGCACAACGTATCCTGATTTTTCGCACATTCAAACCAAAGCACCTATCGAAATAAGAAACGAGCATACGTTGGATAAAATTGGGAAAAAAGTCGAAGAATTATATCCTGATGCGTTTCAATACAGTTTGGATTTTGGTTACGAACATTTAGACGACCACGAACATCCGAATTATGATGTGTTTGTGAAGCAACTCTCCTACTCGTATCATGTGAATCATAGTTTGATTTTTGATGAAAATTCAGGAGAATTGTTACATCAACATTCGCATCACGACAAAAACTTGGGTGAAAAAGCGGTTGCTGCAAATTACGATATTCACATTGGCGCCATTTTTGGGATTTGGAGCAAGATTTTAGGGTTGATTATTAGTTTAGTTTGTGCATCATTACCAGTTACCGGATTCTTTATTTGGTGGGGAAAACGAAATAAAAAATAA
- a CDS encoding TonB-dependent receptor → MNKIVLTTLLLSSLLGFSQEKADSTKVLKEVTVEGTRENKYKKESSTTVSKMPLKDIENPQVYNSIPANLLKEQVVTNFNDALKNATGVTRLWESTGRNGDGAEYYSMRGFSVQPTMTNGLPSLTNTTIDPINIDNIEVIKGPSGTLFGSSVISYGGLINVVTKKPHQMFGGEISYNNGTYGSNRVTADVNLPLNEKAAVRINSAYTTEESFQDAGFSNTFFLAPSIKYEVNDKLTFLVNTEFYKNTSAKSSMIFLSRYAPLSFDSMELFDRNYKRSFTSNDLTMNNNSFNMQMQALYKLSNYWTSQTVLSKSSTKTNGYYQYLWDSANGDEFTRYISKADGTFYTTDIQQNFIGDFKIGNMRNRLVAGLDYYNSRLINNGSGWVTNGTVSLVNGTDTGILTQAGTDALLTGSFAGNTEANQEIMSAYVSDVLNVTNKLSVMASLRLDYFDGKTSQYDGVETEGQVALSPKFGAVYQIVENKVSVFGNYMNGFQNVAPTTVADLDGSNPRTKEFDPEQANQFEVGLKTSLYKDIISASVSYYDIRVKDRVITDPYNINNSIQGGEVESKGVEVSIVANPIKGLNVITGFSHNDTEVTKESPSDGYLGLRPEEAGPETLVNFWANYTVTNGQLKGFGIGFGGNYASEYKTLNRANTGTFALPDYTVLNSALSYDNDKFNVSLKLNNMLNEKYYSGWSTVTPQRLRSITAGVTYKF, encoded by the coding sequence ATGAATAAAATAGTATTAACAACACTTTTGTTGTCATCGCTACTAGGTTTTAGTCAAGAAAAAGCGGATTCAACAAAAGTTTTAAAAGAAGTTACCGTTGAAGGCACGAGAGAAAACAAGTACAAAAAAGAAAGCAGTACAACTGTTTCTAAAATGCCTTTAAAGGATATCGAAAATCCGCAAGTGTACAATTCCATTCCAGCTAACCTTTTGAAGGAACAAGTGGTTACGAATTTTAACGATGCACTTAAAAACGCAACTGGTGTAACTAGACTTTGGGAATCTACTGGTCGTAATGGCGATGGTGCTGAATATTACTCCATGCGAGGTTTTTCGGTTCAACCAACGATGACAAACGGTTTACCATCCTTAACTAACACAACAATCGACCCAATTAACATCGACAACATTGAAGTCATCAAAGGGCCATCTGGAACATTGTTTGGAAGTAGCGTTATTTCGTATGGTGGATTAATTAATGTGGTGACTAAAAAACCGCATCAAATGTTTGGTGGTGAAATCAGTTACAACAACGGAACGTATGGTAGCAATCGCGTTACCGCAGATGTAAACCTTCCTCTTAATGAGAAAGCCGCTGTTCGAATTAATTCCGCTTACACCACAGAAGAATCGTTTCAAGATGCTGGATTTTCGAATACCTTCTTTTTAGCGCCTTCTATAAAATATGAAGTAAACGACAAATTGACTTTCTTAGTAAATACCGAATTTTATAAAAATACATCAGCAAAATCGAGCATGATTTTCTTGAGTCGTTACGCTCCTCTTTCATTTGATTCAATGGAATTATTTGACAGAAACTACAAAAGATCTTTTACTTCGAATGATTTAACCATGAACAACAATTCATTCAATATGCAAATGCAAGCATTGTATAAACTATCAAACTATTGGACTTCGCAAACGGTTTTATCTAAAAGTTCAACTAAAACAAATGGATACTATCAATATTTATGGGATTCGGCAAATGGTGATGAATTCACACGTTATATTTCAAAAGCAGATGGAACATTCTATACTACCGATATCCAACAAAATTTCATTGGTGATTTCAAAATCGGAAACATGAGAAACCGTTTGGTTGCAGGATTGGATTATTACAATTCGAGATTGATTAATAATGGTTCTGGTTGGGTTACTAATGGTACGGTTTCTTTAGTTAATGGCACCGATACTGGAATTTTAACGCAAGCAGGAACTGACGCTCTTCTAACGGGAAGCTTTGCTGGAAATACCGAAGCCAATCAAGAAATCATGAGTGCTTACGTTTCTGACGTTTTAAATGTTACCAATAAATTATCTGTGATGGCAAGTTTACGCTTAGATTATTTCGACGGAAAAACTTCACAATATGATGGTGTTGAAACAGAAGGTCAAGTAGCTTTATCTCCAAAATTTGGAGCGGTGTATCAAATCGTTGAAAACAAAGTTTCTGTTTTTGGAAATTACATGAATGGTTTCCAAAACGTTGCTCCAACAACTGTTGCCGATTTAGACGGAAGCAATCCAAGAACCAAAGAATTTGATCCAGAACAAGCGAATCAGTTTGAAGTAGGTTTAAAAACAAGTTTGTACAAAGATATTATTTCGGCATCGGTAAGTTATTATGACATCCGTGTGAAAGACCGCGTAATAACGGATCCATACAACATCAACAACTCGATTCAAGGTGGTGAAGTAGAAAGCAAAGGTGTTGAAGTAAGTATCGTTGCCAATCCAATTAAAGGATTAAACGTTATTACTGGTTTTAGTCATAATGATACGGAAGTTACAAAAGAATCTCCTAGCGACGGTTATTTAGGCTTACGTCCTGAAGAAGCTGGTCCAGAAACGTTAGTGAATTTTTGGGCAAATTACACCGTAACAAACGGACAATTGAAAGGTTTCGGAATTGGTTTTGGTGGAAACTACGCTAGCGAATACAAAACTTTGAACAGAGCCAACACAGGAACTTTCGCATTACCTGATTACACTGTATTAAATTCGGCTTTATCATATGACAACGACAAGTTTAACGTATCCTTAAAATTGAATAATATGTTGAATGAGAAATATTATTCGGGTTGGTCAACCGTTACTCCGCAACGTTTACGAAGCATTACGGCTGGTGTTACATACAAATTTTAA